Proteins co-encoded in one Hymenobacter swuensis DY53 genomic window:
- a CDS encoding SDR family oxidoreductase translates to MNNIALIVGASGIIGSNLAQELLAHNWPTYGLARSPRPDIAGLHPVAADLLDPASLQNALAGLAPTHVFITSWMRQDTEAENIRVNSLMVRNLLDALAPQKSVQHVALVTGLKHYLGPFEAYVSGGTPPPTPLREEQPRLPLDNFYYAQEDEVYIAAARDGFTWSIHRPHTIIGKAVGNLMNLGTTLAVYASICKETGRPFRWPGSEAQWNGLSDVTDARIIAQQLRWAATAETARDQAFNIVNGDIFRWSWLWPRLAAWFGVEALGFDGTIHPLEAELSQDAAVWREIAERHQLQEPALDRLASPWHTDLDLGRPIEVMTDMANSRKRGFLAYQSTEDSFFDLFEQLRTDRLIP, encoded by the coding sequence ATGAATAACATTGCCCTGATAGTTGGCGCAAGTGGCATTATCGGCAGCAACCTAGCTCAGGAACTGCTGGCTCACAATTGGCCTACCTACGGCCTGGCCCGCTCGCCCCGCCCGGATATAGCCGGCCTGCACCCCGTAGCCGCCGACCTGCTCGACCCTGCCAGTCTGCAAAACGCGCTGGCTGGTCTTGCGCCTACCCACGTCTTCATCACCAGCTGGATGCGCCAGGATACGGAGGCCGAGAATATCCGCGTCAACAGCTTGATGGTACGCAACCTGCTGGATGCGCTGGCGCCCCAAAAATCGGTGCAGCACGTGGCATTGGTAACCGGCCTCAAGCACTACCTCGGACCGTTTGAGGCCTATGTAAGCGGCGGCACACCACCGCCCACGCCCCTGCGCGAGGAACAGCCCCGGCTCCCGCTCGACAACTTCTATTATGCCCAGGAAGATGAAGTGTACATTGCCGCCGCTCGCGACGGGTTTACCTGGAGCATCCACCGCCCGCACACCATCATCGGTAAGGCCGTGGGCAACCTCATGAACCTGGGCACTACCCTGGCCGTGTACGCCAGCATCTGCAAGGAAACCGGCCGGCCCTTCCGCTGGCCCGGCTCGGAAGCCCAGTGGAACGGCCTCTCCGACGTGACAGATGCCCGCATTATTGCCCAGCAATTGCGCTGGGCCGCCACCGCCGAAACTGCCCGTGACCAGGCATTTAACATAGTGAACGGCGACATTTTCCGCTGGAGCTGGCTGTGGCCGCGCCTGGCTGCGTGGTTTGGCGTGGAAGCCTTGGGTTTCGATGGCACGATTCACCCACTAGAGGCCGAACTGAGCCAAGATGCCGCCGTGTGGCGCGAAATAGCCGAGCGGCACCAGCTTCAAGAGCCCGCCCTCGATCGCCTCGCCTCCCCCTGGCATACCGACCTCGACCTGGGCCGCCCCATTGAGGTGATGACGGATATGGCCAACAGCCGCAAGCGGGGCTTCCTGGCCTACCAGTCCACCGAAGATTCCTTTTTCGACCTATTTGAGCAGCTCCGTACCGACCGCCTGATTCCGTAA
- a CDS encoding SDR family NAD(P)-dependent oxidoreductase, whose protein sequence is MATTTQTALITGGTSGIGRELANCFAQDKYNLILVARNQQELDQTAQEIKQQYGVEVTTIAKDLFKREAPFEVYEQVQATGKQVDALVNDAGQGQYGTFDTTDINRELDIIQLNIGAYVVFTKLYLQEMLSRGKGKILLVGSIAGELPGPLQSVYHATKAFVNSFAESIQNENKDKGVTITNLLPGLTDTDFFNKADMTRAKNVAEKSGMMQPADVAKDGYKALMAGDNRIVSGLMNKVQVTTSNVLPNELIAAKVHQESQPVDGNESAK, encoded by the coding sequence ATGGCAACTACAACCCAGACAGCCCTCATTACCGGCGGCACCAGCGGCATTGGCCGGGAACTGGCCAACTGCTTCGCGCAGGATAAATACAACCTCATTTTGGTAGCCCGCAATCAGCAGGAGCTCGACCAGACCGCACAGGAAATCAAGCAGCAATACGGCGTGGAAGTCACCACTATTGCCAAAGACCTGTTTAAGCGGGAAGCCCCGTTTGAAGTGTATGAGCAGGTGCAAGCCACCGGCAAACAGGTAGATGCCTTGGTAAACGATGCCGGCCAGGGCCAGTACGGTACCTTTGATACTACCGACATCAACCGGGAGCTGGATATTATTCAGCTGAATATCGGGGCCTACGTGGTGTTTACCAAGCTGTACCTGCAGGAAATGTTGAGCCGGGGCAAGGGTAAAATTCTGCTGGTGGGCAGCATTGCCGGCGAGCTGCCGGGGCCGCTGCAATCCGTGTATCACGCCACCAAAGCCTTCGTGAATTCCTTTGCCGAGTCGATTCAGAATGAGAACAAGGACAAGGGCGTGACCATCACCAACCTGCTGCCCGGGCTAACCGATACCGACTTCTTCAACAAAGCCGATATGACCCGGGCCAAAAACGTAGCCGAAAAAAGCGGCATGATGCAGCCAGCAGACGTGGCCAAAGATGGCTATAAAGCCCTGATGGCGGGTGACAACCGCATTGTTTCCGGCCTCATGAACAAAGTGCAGGTAACTACCAGCAACGTACTGCCCAACGAGCTGATTGCCGCCAAAGTCCACCAGGAAAGCCAGCCCGTCGACGGCAACGAAAGCGCGAAATAG
- a CDS encoding alpha/beta fold hydrolase: MLRTFLLLSFLLLGRLVLGQQAVAYGSNPAAGKYATVRGMKLYYETYGTGAPLLLLHGNGGNSQDFTKTIPYFAKKYRVIALDSRAHGKSVDAGDSLSFELLADDCAALLTHLRLDSVYVLGWSDGGITALLLAQRHPGKVKRLAATGANLWPDSTALMPELWQQMRRGYQEGRRQAFTDPKRRNDWKVFLLDWRHPHIPLPTLAGIKAPAFIIAGDRDVIRPEHTVAIYQSLSRAWLWLVPNSGHATLHEHADEFNRKVDEFFRTKSIPAPAR, encoded by the coding sequence ATGCTCCGTACCTTCCTTCTTCTGTCGTTTCTACTACTCGGTCGTCTGGTGCTAGGGCAACAGGCGGTAGCTTACGGCAGCAACCCCGCCGCTGGTAAGTACGCCACAGTGCGCGGTATGAAGCTATACTACGAAACCTACGGCACCGGGGCGCCCTTGCTACTGCTGCACGGCAACGGTGGTAACAGCCAGGATTTCACGAAAACCATTCCCTACTTCGCGAAAAAGTACCGGGTTATTGCGCTGGACAGCCGGGCCCACGGCAAATCGGTGGATGCGGGCGACTCGCTGAGCTTCGAGCTACTGGCCGACGACTGCGCGGCCCTGCTCACGCACCTGCGCCTCGATTCGGTGTACGTGCTGGGCTGGAGCGACGGAGGCATTACGGCATTGTTGCTGGCTCAGCGTCACCCCGGGAAAGTGAAGCGTCTGGCCGCCACCGGCGCCAACCTCTGGCCCGATTCCACGGCCCTGATGCCGGAGCTGTGGCAGCAGATGCGGCGTGGTTACCAGGAAGGCCGCCGCCAAGCCTTCACTGACCCCAAGCGCCGCAACGACTGGAAAGTATTTCTACTCGACTGGCGGCACCCGCATATCCCGCTCCCAACCCTGGCGGGCATCAAGGCGCCGGCCTTCATCATTGCCGGCGACCGGGACGTAATCCGGCCGGAGCACACGGTGGCCATTTACCAGAGCCTGTCCCGCGCCTGGCTCTGGCTGGTGCCCAACAGCGGCCACGCCACCCTGCACGAGCACGCCGACGAGTTCAACCGCAAAGTGGATGAGTTCTTCCGGACGAAATCGATTCCGGCCCCGGCCCGCTGA
- a CDS encoding metallophosphoesterase: protein MKRTKAALLALVKWGVIGLCGYGLITTAVFGQDSLDEEAGVYTYSWSGLDALFNEEEFGLFTHKRAQTPLNGTDGPYLLGTTQFNIDEHNQLTSAPLDIRRPVRVRVPNADRDSFTCVVRPVHALPPHTYPMPARLIALSDIEGNFNALAGFLQRNGVVDRHYNWTFGQGHLVLNGDFMDRGDEVTQVLWLLYKLEGQAEQAGGKVHFILGNHEIMNLYGDASYAQRKYIGAAQRISGEPRWDKAGQALYSPQSELGRWLRSKNVIEQIGPYLFVHAGLKPKLIESNLALADLNQIARKYYGFRAAKRLEGSREGIVLSSYDSPYWDRGLSMSLLYKAFFLVNDPLHAAYHSTTQAELEQVLQFYHASRLVIGHSVVENVMTDYEGKVLKIDVKHGQEKHSPRTQGLLIENGAEYRINAKGEKVRIGTAA from the coding sequence ATGAAACGAACAAAGGCGGCCCTACTGGCACTGGTAAAATGGGGCGTAATTGGTTTGTGCGGCTATGGCCTAATCACTACGGCGGTTTTCGGGCAGGACAGTCTGGATGAAGAGGCGGGCGTGTATACCTACAGTTGGTCGGGGCTCGATGCCCTGTTCAACGAAGAAGAATTTGGCCTTTTCACGCATAAGCGGGCGCAAACTCCGCTGAATGGAACAGACGGGCCATATCTGCTGGGCACTACCCAGTTCAACATCGACGAGCACAACCAACTGACGAGCGCGCCGCTGGATATTCGTCGGCCGGTGCGCGTCCGGGTTCCTAACGCTGACCGGGACTCCTTCACCTGTGTGGTGCGCCCGGTGCATGCGCTACCGCCGCACACGTACCCCATGCCCGCCCGGCTGATTGCCCTTTCCGACATCGAAGGAAATTTCAATGCCCTGGCTGGTTTTCTGCAACGCAACGGCGTTGTTGACCGGCACTACAACTGGACGTTCGGGCAAGGGCATCTGGTGCTCAACGGTGATTTTATGGACCGGGGCGACGAGGTGACGCAGGTGCTGTGGCTGCTGTATAAGCTGGAGGGCCAAGCCGAGCAAGCGGGTGGAAAGGTACATTTCATCCTGGGTAACCACGAAATAATGAACCTCTACGGCGACGCTTCCTACGCGCAACGCAAATACATCGGGGCGGCCCAACGCATCAGCGGGGAGCCGCGCTGGGATAAAGCCGGACAGGCGCTGTATTCCCCGCAGTCGGAGTTGGGGCGCTGGCTAAGAAGCAAAAACGTTATTGAGCAGATTGGCCCTTACCTGTTCGTGCACGCCGGGCTTAAACCCAAACTGATTGAGAGCAACCTGGCGCTGGCGGACCTCAACCAGATTGCCCGTAAGTATTACGGTTTCCGAGCAGCCAAACGACTCGAGGGTTCCCGGGAAGGTATCGTCCTGAGTTCCTATGATAGCCCGTACTGGGATAGGGGTTTATCGATGAGCCTGCTGTACAAGGCCTTCTTTCTGGTGAATGATCCGTTGCACGCCGCGTACCATAGCACCACCCAGGCCGAGTTGGAGCAGGTGTTACAGTTCTATCACGCTTCCCGGCTGGTTATCGGCCATTCGGTAGTTGAGAATGTAATGACCGATTACGAAGGCAAAGTGCTGAAGATAGATGTTAAGCACGGCCAGGAAAAGCACAGCCCCCGCACCCAGGGCCTGCTGATTGAAAACGGGGCCGAATACCGGATAAACGCAAAAGGCGAGAAGGTCCGCATTGGCACTGCCGCTTAG
- a CDS encoding barstar family protein, with product MLIMTLDLTGITSKVALHQLFKEQLGFEEWYGPSWDAFWDSIVAIVEMPPVLTMKNWEEFARCCPRDMEILRQVIQDYEEEMRPKRMVLG from the coding sequence ATGCTCATTATGACCCTCGACCTGACCGGCATTACCAGCAAAGTGGCGCTGCACCAGCTATTCAAGGAGCAGCTGGGCTTTGAGGAATGGTACGGCCCAAGCTGGGACGCCTTCTGGGATTCCATCGTGGCTATTGTGGAAATGCCGCCCGTACTCACGATGAAGAACTGGGAAGAATTTGCCCGCTGCTGCCCCCGCGACATGGAGATTCTGCGGCAGGTTATCCAGGATTACGAGGAGGAAATGCGTCCGAAGCGGATGGTGCTGGGCTAA
- a CDS encoding IS3 family transposase, with amino-acid sequence MSRYRFIEGCAEPWPVQVLCRVLAVSKAGYYQWRRRPPQPARLWQEAAHTAFTRHARRYGTRRLRAELHAEGHAVGRYALRSWLHRHELRALSTRPHRPRTTVADPAAVVAENKLLGRPAPTAPDQVWVGDITYLPLVGGRWCYLATWRDACSRRVVGWHLAAQMPTELVLLALEQALTLRQPAPGLIIHADRGSQYTSAACRTRIDQAGAVPSFSRPGNPYDNAQAEAGWSTLKTELLPHGTAFASLEEARLEVAHYLDTYFNLDRRHSALGYCSPHQFEHDLKTNLS; translated from the coding sequence ATGAGTCGTTACCGGTTCATCGAGGGGTGTGCCGAGCCGTGGCCGGTGCAGGTACTCTGCCGGGTACTGGCCGTGAGCAAGGCCGGCTATTACCAGTGGCGGCGCCGCCCGCCGCAGCCCGCTAGGCTGTGGCAAGAAGCGGCACATACCGCTTTCACACGCCATGCCCGGCGCTACGGCACCCGGCGCTTGCGGGCTGAACTACACGCCGAGGGGCATGCCGTGGGCCGGTACGCGCTGCGCTCGTGGCTACACCGGCATGAACTGCGGGCGTTGAGCACCCGCCCGCATCGGCCCCGTACCACCGTGGCCGACCCGGCCGCCGTGGTGGCCGAAAACAAACTGCTCGGCCGGCCCGCGCCCACCGCCCCCGACCAGGTGTGGGTCGGCGATATCACCTACTTGCCCCTGGTAGGCGGGCGCTGGTGTTACCTGGCTACGTGGCGCGACGCGTGTTCCCGGCGGGTGGTTGGCTGGCACCTGGCCGCGCAGATGCCTACCGAACTCGTGCTGCTAGCCCTGGAACAGGCCCTGACCCTGCGCCAGCCCGCACCAGGCCTCATCATCCACGCCGACCGCGGCAGTCAGTACACCAGCGCCGCCTGCCGGACCCGCATCGACCAAGCCGGGGCCGTGCCCAGCTTTAGCCGACCGGGCAACCCCTACGACAACGCCCAGGCCGAAGCCGGCTGGAGCACACTCAAAACCGAACTGCTGCCCCACGGCACTGCGTTTGCCTCCCTCGAAGAAGCCCGTCTGGAAGTGGCCCACTACCTAGATACCTACTTCAACCTGGACCGCCGCCACTCCGCTCTCGGCTACTGCTCGCCCCACCAATTTGAACACGACCTGAAAACGAACCTATCTTAG
- a CDS encoding transposase, producing MTEKSNPGGAPDTRKKYTPAFKAECVRQVATGARQSDVARAQGISPALLGRWQRLALEQAVPSSAERDEIKHLRAELKRVEMERDI from the coding sequence ATGACTGAAAAATCGAATCCTGGCGGGGCACCCGATACCCGCAAGAAATATACGCCGGCGTTCAAGGCCGAATGCGTGCGCCAAGTGGCGACCGGTGCTCGGCAAAGCGATGTGGCCCGCGCGCAAGGCATTTCGCCCGCCCTGCTGGGGCGCTGGCAGCGCCTGGCGTTGGAGCAGGCCGTGCCTAGTAGCGCCGAACGTGACGAAATCAAGCACCTGCGCGCCGAGCTCAAGCGCGTGGAAATGGAGCGTGATATTTAA
- a CDS encoding ABC transporter ATP-binding protein — MSLWEIIKRLLPYVRPYRGLVLATLLLTLVGSLAAQVNPFVLRYTVDTVQGLLDRNQGLAEGAELLLLVSGLLLGKEIINTGIQFGQKFYGEKIRINVSSTLVRDAVHKVLSYQLGFYSDSGNQTGKLQTRIDRGVESLMKLVQNFFIDILPLFANSIVALVVMFANNLYVGLVAVAVLPVYFWLSYRQADKLNGTRRALRGLREARSQGLVNLIDSAVVIKSFVREDYEEQKQTQVQQNLQEAQLQTRKTNFLYDGLKTFTEQIGVVLIIILTAYLVLDRQISIGAIMFHILLFNNVSAPIRQLHRIYDEMNDALTYAEGFFDILDAEDAVEPTGPLRPDHLCGTFDICNVDFTYPSGTQALHDVCLTIEAGKTTALVGLSGAGKSTVINLLCKFYAPDSGRMLLDGRPLADYDTHALRRQIGLVLQKNHIFKGTIEENIRYGVMDATLDQIKAAARQAYLHEQIMELPNGYQSDAQQLSGGQQQRIAIARLFLKNPPIIFLDEPTASLDAIATEQIKNSLDAIKKGRTVVIISHSLAQIVDSDCIYVMKQGRMVESGTHEYLYDLRGTYREIFDASARSLNIEKLARVMVDDEDEVGDTAG; from the coding sequence ATGAGTCTTTGGGAAATTATTAAGCGCCTGCTGCCGTACGTGCGTCCGTACCGGGGACTCGTACTTGCCACGCTGCTCCTCACGCTGGTAGGCTCGTTGGCGGCGCAAGTCAATCCGTTTGTGTTGCGTTACACCGTGGACACGGTGCAGGGTTTGCTGGACCGTAACCAGGGTCTGGCCGAGGGCGCGGAGTTGCTGCTGCTGGTGAGCGGGCTGCTGCTGGGCAAGGAAATCATCAACACCGGCATCCAGTTCGGGCAGAAGTTCTACGGTGAGAAAATCCGCATCAATGTGTCCAGCACGCTGGTGCGCGACGCGGTGCACAAGGTGCTCAGCTACCAGTTGGGCTTCTACTCCGACAGCGGCAACCAGACCGGCAAGCTTCAGACCCGAATTGATAGAGGCGTGGAGAGTTTGATGAAGCTGGTGCAGAACTTCTTCATTGATATTCTGCCGCTGTTTGCCAACTCCATTGTGGCCCTGGTGGTCATGTTTGCCAACAATCTGTACGTGGGGCTGGTGGCGGTGGCGGTGCTGCCAGTGTACTTCTGGCTCAGCTACCGCCAAGCCGATAAGCTCAACGGAACCCGCCGGGCCCTGCGTGGTCTGCGCGAAGCCCGCAGCCAGGGCCTCGTGAATCTCATCGACTCGGCCGTGGTCATCAAGAGCTTTGTGCGCGAGGACTACGAGGAGCAGAAGCAGACCCAAGTGCAGCAGAACCTCCAGGAAGCCCAACTCCAGACCCGCAAAACCAACTTCCTCTACGACGGCCTCAAAACCTTCACCGAACAGATCGGGGTGGTGCTCATCATCATCCTGACGGCCTATCTGGTGCTGGATCGGCAGATCAGCATCGGGGCCATCATGTTCCACATCCTGCTGTTCAATAACGTATCAGCCCCCATTCGGCAGCTGCACCGCATTTATGATGAAATGAACGACGCCCTCACCTATGCCGAGGGCTTCTTCGACATTCTGGACGCCGAGGACGCCGTGGAGCCCACCGGCCCGCTCCGGCCCGACCACCTATGCGGCACCTTCGACATCTGTAATGTGGACTTCACCTACCCCAGCGGCACCCAGGCCCTGCACGACGTCTGCCTGACCATTGAGGCCGGCAAAACCACCGCGCTGGTGGGGTTGAGCGGGGCCGGCAAGAGCACCGTCATCAACCTGCTCTGCAAGTTCTACGCCCCCGACTCGGGCCGGATGCTGCTCGACGGCCGCCCGCTGGCCGACTACGACACCCACGCCCTGCGCCGGCAAATCGGGCTGGTGCTCCAGAAAAACCACATTTTCAAGGGCACCATCGAGGAGAACATCCGCTACGGCGTGATGGATGCCACCCTCGACCAGATCAAGGCCGCCGCCCGCCAGGCCTACCTGCACGAGCAGATCATGGAGTTGCCCAACGGCTACCAGTCCGACGCCCAGCAGCTATCCGGCGGGCAGCAGCAGCGCATTGCCATTGCGCGGCTATTCCTCAAAAACCCACCCATCATCTTCCTCGACGAGCCCACCGCTTCCCTCGACGCCATTGCCACCGAGCAGATCAAAAACTCCCTCGACGCCATCAAAAAGGGCCGCACAGTGGTCATCATCTCCCACAGTCTCGCTCAGATTGTCGATTCCGACTGCATCTACGTGATGAAGCAGGGCCGCATGGTGGAAAGCGGCACCCACGAGTACCTCTACGACCTACGCGGCACCTACCGCGAAATCTTCGACGCCTCCGCCCGCAGCCTCAACATCGAGAAACTAGCCCGCGTGATGGTGGACGACGAGGATGAAGTGGGCGACACAGCGGGGTAA
- a CDS encoding DUF4279 domain-containing protein, translating to MIRPLVKQLIAQELTTPTWEVTKQFLTIHRIEQQEGEAVVLHIADTKEGYATAYLAVEETRFYLAISIDTTAAKITNVHTEAFHDVWLRATSEKLTTAHMLQLTSLTPLRQYTRGDSRRGTFKYTHSVVDFRPHHEPDTFENHVGKLLDLLEQDADGIRALANETECIIRVASYFHNGNTVLGGHFLDARTLKRISNLNLALDFDLYVEGNFWPEVIDE from the coding sequence ATGATAAGACCACTGGTTAAACAGTTAATTGCACAGGAACTCACTACCCCAACTTGGGAAGTAACCAAGCAGTTCTTGACTATCCACCGCATCGAACAACAAGAAGGTGAAGCAGTAGTCCTGCACATTGCAGATACAAAAGAGGGATATGCTACAGCGTATCTAGCAGTTGAGGAAACCAGGTTTTATCTGGCTATCAGCATAGATACCACGGCCGCTAAAATTACCAACGTGCACACTGAGGCGTTTCACGACGTCTGGCTCCGGGCTACTTCTGAGAAGCTAACTACGGCCCACATGTTACAGCTTACCTCACTTACTCCGCTGAGGCAATATACAAGAGGAGACAGCCGTCGGGGTACTTTCAAGTATACACATAGTGTGGTTGATTTTCGACCACACCATGAGCCTGACACCTTCGAAAATCATGTCGGCAAGCTGCTTGATTTACTGGAACAGGATGCGGATGGCATCAGAGCCCTAGCTAACGAAACAGAGTGTATAATCCGCGTGGCCTCGTATTTCCACAACGGCAACACTGTGCTCGGTGGGCATTTTCTGGATGCGCGCACATTGAAACGGATCAGTAATCTGAATCTAGCGTTGGATTTTGATCTGTATGTAGAAGGCAATTTCTGGCCGGAAGTCATTGACGAATAA
- a CDS encoding putative quinol monooxygenase, protein MTVEYIRYRITAGQQPAFIEAIRRANELLAAAPDCLRYELAHCEEDAELFIWRIEWTSVEQHLQGFRKSAEFGAFFQLVKPFYASIQEMNHYMVEEQTLFN, encoded by the coding sequence ATGACTGTCGAATACATCCGCTACCGTATTACCGCCGGGCAGCAGCCGGCGTTTATTGAAGCCATCCGGCGTGCCAACGAGCTATTGGCTGCCGCGCCCGACTGCCTGCGCTACGAACTCGCCCACTGTGAGGAAGATGCCGAGCTATTCATCTGGCGTATCGAGTGGACCTCAGTGGAGCAGCACTTGCAGGGCTTCCGCAAAAGCGCGGAGTTCGGGGCGTTTTTTCAGCTGGTGAAGCCGTTTTACGCCAGTATTCAAGAAATGAACCACTATATGGTGGAGGAGCAGACACTATTCAATTGA